Proteins encoded within one genomic window of Brassica rapa cultivar Chiifu-401-42 chromosome A09, CAAS_Brap_v3.01, whole genome shotgun sequence:
- the LOC103840337 gene encoding uncharacterized protein LOC103840337: protein MEAFSTTNQTLQISGDETSMFITYSIAVHKVVVMVNTGILGLLQLINQQSSGFETHKAAFLSFCVFILFYAILRVREAIDWRLRPGIVPRIVGHASHLFGGLAVLVLVSVVYVPFALVLLLLWFLWLSVVVYDTFNAFMIYSEASISGSDSPQLPPV from the coding sequence ATGGAGGCTTTCTCCACCACTAACCAAACACTCCAAATCTCCGGCGATGAAACGTCAATGTTTATCACATACTCCATTGCAGTCCACAAAGTCGTTGTCATGGTCAATACCGGAATTCTAGGATTACTTCAGCTCATAAACCAACAGTCATCTGGTTTTGAAACACATAAAGCAGCATTCCTCTCTTTCTGCGTATTCATTTTGTTCTACGCCATTCTTCGCGTCCGTGAAGCCATTGACTGGCGGCTGCGTCCCGGTATAGTGCCAAGGATCGTGGGACACGCAAGCCATCTATTTGGAGGTCTAGCCGTTCTTGTGTTAGTCTCTGTAGTTTACGTGCCGTTTGCTTTagtccttcttcttctctggtTTCTCTGGCTCTCCGTGGTGGTTTACGATACTTTCAATGCATTCATGATCTACTCGGAGGCGAGCATATCCGGCTCTGATTCACCACAACTACCGCCGGTGTAA